The following are encoded in a window of Geobacter metallireducens GS-15 genomic DNA:
- a CDS encoding SDR family NAD(P)-dependent oxidoreductase — protein MGILSGMNIVVLGASGVLGRAFAQAATAVGAACIVAGRKDPEIGLPHLPVDVTDPSSVSNFFTALGKRNLRIDVAFNFTGTHHAVMKLGQEDIPELLNDWSRVINTNLTGAFLLTAGFARLFVKQRHGHLVHLCSDASRVSLEGSHAYVASKHGLEGLVKSSAAQLARFGVRVNGLAPGTVETPLNRHLLRDDVGQLSRRAASILAHTPTKRFATVEGVVESAIALCIPQRHLTGNVIFCDDGYVIEGHSWPDGTWAAYQSPETLTDLLHFYDDPESNLE, from the coding sequence ATGGGAATTCTTAGTGGCATGAACATCGTCGTTCTGGGGGCAAGCGGGGTCTTGGGGCGGGCCTTCGCCCAAGCAGCAACGGCAGTAGGGGCGGCCTGCATCGTCGCGGGGCGAAAAGATCCCGAGATCGGCCTCCCTCACCTGCCAGTGGACGTTACCGACCCGTCTTCGGTCAGCAACTTCTTCACCGCTCTGGGAAAACGCAACCTCCGCATCGATGTGGCCTTCAATTTTACCGGGACACACCATGCCGTGATGAAGCTCGGGCAAGAAGATATTCCAGAGCTTTTAAACGACTGGTCGCGAGTCATAAACACAAACCTCACCGGCGCATTTCTTCTGACAGCCGGATTCGCGCGTCTGTTTGTCAAGCAGCGCCACGGTCATCTCGTCCACTTGTGTTCCGATGCATCCAGGGTTTCCCTGGAAGGTTCTCACGCCTATGTCGCATCAAAACATGGCCTTGAAGGTCTAGTCAAAAGTTCCGCAGCGCAACTGGCCCGTTTTGGGGTCCGTGTCAACGGGTTGGCCCCGGGAACCGTTGAAACACCGCTCAATCGGCACTTGTTGCGGGACGATGTCGGGCAACTGTCACGCAGAGCTGCTTCGATACTGGCGCATACTCCCACCAAGCGGTTCGCTACGGTAGAGGGGGTCGTGGAATCGGCCATTGCCCTATGTATCCCCCAACGGCACCTGACTGGCAACGTGATTTTCTGCGACGACGGATACGTTATAGAAGGGCACTCGTGGCCCGACGGGACATGGGCGGCATACCAGAGCCCAGAAACGTTGACCGATCTTCTGCACTTCTATGACGACCCTGAATCAAACCTGGAATAA
- a CDS encoding ATP-grasp domain-containing protein, whose amino-acid sequence MNSEKRPAILVVSAGIMQIPALERARALGYYVIASDRNPEAPGFQLADEHLVLDVKDVEGHVAWAREHGKRVGLKGAFAGADVAITVAAVCEELGLPGVPVEVARRSNNKALMKERWLRDKIPTPWSAEASTLEEAQKILVHTGFPAIVKAVDGAASRGSMRIDRPDQLPAAFKAACATSRTGTAIIEQFVVGKEQSVETIIWKGKHYHVSLADRHFGFAPYAIETAHVDPSNLDKETQKRICEVVDAAADSLGIDFGPAKADMILTDQGPMILEMPARLSGGFHSQYTTPLSSGKDPIKAVMKLAMGEQLDESLLAAKHDRTSICAGIFPEPGIIRSISGIEEARALPGIEQILITKAVGDRVEPMIDNGKRCCWVIAVGEDEKDAWSRIDATRQVIRFETVP is encoded by the coding sequence ATGAACTCTGAAAAACGCCCCGCCATTCTCGTAGTCAGTGCCGGCATAATGCAGATACCCGCATTAGAGCGAGCCCGCGCCCTCGGATACTATGTCATCGCCAGTGACCGCAATCCCGAGGCCCCAGGGTTCCAACTGGCGGACGAGCACCTCGTACTGGACGTCAAAGATGTCGAGGGGCATGTGGCATGGGCGAGGGAGCACGGGAAAAGGGTTGGGCTGAAAGGGGCCTTTGCCGGCGCAGATGTGGCAATTACGGTTGCAGCGGTCTGCGAGGAACTCGGCTTGCCAGGGGTTCCGGTGGAGGTGGCCAGACGGTCGAACAACAAGGCCCTTATGAAAGAAAGATGGCTGCGGGACAAAATTCCGACCCCATGGAGCGCCGAAGCGTCGACGCTGGAGGAAGCTCAAAAAATTCTTGTTCATACAGGCTTCCCTGCCATCGTAAAAGCAGTTGATGGCGCTGCATCACGGGGGAGCATGCGCATCGACCGGCCTGATCAGCTTCCCGCCGCCTTCAAAGCCGCCTGCGCCACCTCGCGAACCGGGACGGCAATTATCGAGCAATTCGTAGTGGGGAAAGAACAGAGCGTCGAAACCATCATTTGGAAGGGGAAGCATTATCACGTTAGTCTGGCTGACAGGCACTTCGGTTTCGCTCCCTACGCCATAGAAACAGCCCATGTGGACCCCTCGAACCTCGACAAGGAAACACAAAAGCGCATCTGTGAGGTCGTCGATGCTGCTGCCGACTCGTTAGGTATTGATTTTGGCCCCGCGAAAGCCGACATGATACTGACCGATCAGGGGCCGATGATACTCGAGATGCCGGCACGGCTGAGCGGTGGATTCCATTCCCAGTACACGACACCTCTGAGTTCCGGGAAAGACCCAATCAAAGCCGTCATGAAGTTGGCCATGGGAGAGCAACTGGACGAGAGCCTCCTTGCCGCCAAGCATGATAGGACATCCATCTGTGCAGGAATTTTCCCCGAACCCGGCATAATCAGATCCATCAGTGGAATAGAAGAAGCGCGCGCATTACCCGGGATCGAGCAGATATTGATTACGAAGGCTGTAGGTGATCGGGTTGAGCCCATGATAGACAACGGTAAACGGTGCTGCTGGGTGATCGCTGTTGGCGAGGATGAAAAAGACGCGTGGTCACGCATTGATGCAACTCGTCAGGTGATCCGCTTCGAGACGGTCCCTTAA
- the uxaC gene encoding glucuronate isomerase: MTIRRNFTASVRENALTLYERHASLPIIDYHGHLPPARLASNAHFRDLSELWIEGDHYKWRAMRIAGEREDLCTGSASPKERFDAWARTITRMASSPMQAWCQIELKRTFGITAPLTPSSAECIWEEANSMLATENFRPRKLLARAGVEVLCTTDDPADQLEAHRQLVEDKEVSFRVFPTFRPDSALCLHTRQNFHDWRSRLEACSGIAIESLQTFMEALRVRYEFFHKLGCRVSDHGMDRCYATPCSDAEATTIFSRLLLSSSDIDADDLEKWRSWFMRQIAEWNHESGWTMMLHLGARRNNNTRIFSSYGLDAGCDSIGDFPQGESLVAFLDQLDTSERLPKTILFNSNPRDTLMFATIAGSFWGEGIRGKVQHGPPWWFLDQIYGIEDHLNAQCAVGVLGTFVGMASDSRSFLSTARHEYFRKAITLRLADDLESGLFNPDQVDIDEFCRDLFYANAQSFFGWKVAHGNS; encoded by the coding sequence ATGACGATTAGGCGTAATTTCACGGCATCTGTAAGAGAAAACGCCCTTACCCTGTACGAGCGACATGCCTCCTTGCCAATCATTGACTATCACGGCCATCTGCCGCCGGCAAGGCTTGCCAGTAATGCCCACTTCAGGGATCTTTCGGAACTGTGGATCGAAGGAGACCACTATAAATGGCGAGCCATGCGGATAGCCGGTGAGCGCGAGGATCTGTGCACCGGCTCAGCGTCGCCAAAAGAACGGTTTGATGCGTGGGCTCGCACCATCACGCGGATGGCCTCAAGCCCAATGCAGGCGTGGTGCCAGATTGAGCTCAAGCGGACTTTCGGCATAACGGCTCCGCTGACACCGTCTTCTGCAGAGTGCATATGGGAAGAGGCGAACTCGATGCTCGCGACCGAAAACTTCCGGCCACGGAAGTTACTGGCAAGAGCTGGCGTCGAAGTCCTCTGCACCACTGACGATCCAGCCGACCAGTTGGAAGCGCACCGCCAACTTGTAGAAGATAAGGAGGTCTCTTTTCGGGTTTTCCCGACCTTTCGCCCTGACTCCGCGCTTTGCCTCCACACCCGCCAGAATTTTCACGATTGGCGCTCACGGCTCGAAGCATGTTCCGGCATCGCAATAGAGTCGTTACAAACATTCATGGAGGCGCTTCGGGTCCGATATGAATTCTTCCACAAACTCGGATGCCGGGTCTCCGACCATGGGATGGACCGGTGCTACGCAACTCCTTGCTCGGACGCCGAAGCCACCACCATCTTCAGCCGGTTGCTTTTAAGTTCTTCCGATATCGACGCTGATGATCTCGAAAAATGGCGCAGTTGGTTCATGCGCCAGATCGCAGAATGGAATCACGAATCCGGCTGGACGATGATGTTGCACCTTGGGGCTCGCAGGAACAACAACACCCGAATTTTTTCATCATACGGCCTGGATGCAGGTTGCGACTCTATAGGAGATTTCCCGCAGGGGGAGTCTCTCGTTGCGTTCCTCGATCAACTGGACACCTCCGAGCGGTTGCCGAAAACGATTCTGTTCAATTCGAATCCCCGTGACACGTTAATGTTCGCGACCATTGCCGGAAGTTTTTGGGGAGAGGGAATTCGAGGGAAAGTTCAGCACGGTCCCCCTTGGTGGTTTCTCGACCAGATATACGGCATAGAGGACCACCTGAACGCTCAATGCGCTGTTGGTGTTCTCGGAACTTTCGTCGGCATGGCATCAGACTCCCGAAGTTTTCTCTCAACGGCCCGTCACGAATATTTCCGTAAAGCCATAACGCTACGTTTGGCTGACGATCTGGAATCCGGTCTTTTCAACCCCGATCAGGTTGACATCGATGAGTTTTGCCGTGACCTTTTCTATGCTAATGCACAATCTTTCTTCGGATGGAAGGTAGCCCATGGGAATTCTTAG
- a CDS encoding class I SAM-dependent methyltransferase: MKYVFIHGELIKGYEMVAETIKSFCGDRQTTVCRICGETLTETTVTSGQQPYETTWILCGACGSWSIGREPDIERLNAFYSDYSVHHKMAATNTDANDGKRYSDEWRETREREYRLSINDIGLELEQGKDLVDFGAYDGVFLDVCRATQPNMGKTTAVDYPREDTLHLAVRGHNFEPINEWLAGESLTDIVTLWDVYEHIADLPGLLTTLSRRVKSGGQVLIQTPRAHVHAQILGPQWHHFLPVQHLQLPSREGILRQFDRYGFTAVQVASFGANAPGSIIPQPYKQLFDTLAKLGDLGSTQLIRFVRR; the protein is encoded by the coding sequence GTGAAGTATGTCTTTATTCACGGCGAACTGATTAAAGGATACGAAATGGTTGCCGAGACAATAAAATCATTCTGTGGGGACAGACAAACTACGGTCTGCCGGATATGCGGGGAGACATTGACCGAAACGACAGTAACGTCGGGTCAGCAGCCTTACGAGACGACCTGGATTCTCTGTGGAGCGTGTGGGTCATGGTCCATAGGCCGCGAACCGGACATTGAGCGCCTGAATGCATTTTATTCTGACTATTCAGTCCACCATAAAATGGCAGCGACAAACACCGACGCAAATGATGGAAAGCGATATAGCGATGAGTGGCGGGAAACCAGAGAGCGGGAATACCGTTTAAGCATCAACGATATAGGCCTAGAGTTGGAGCAAGGCAAAGACCTTGTGGATTTCGGTGCATACGATGGCGTTTTCCTTGACGTCTGCCGGGCAACACAACCGAATATGGGAAAGACAACGGCTGTCGATTACCCACGAGAAGACACTCTTCATCTTGCGGTTCGGGGGCACAACTTCGAACCAATCAACGAGTGGCTGGCAGGAGAGAGTCTAACCGACATCGTCACTCTTTGGGATGTCTACGAACATATAGCCGATCTCCCCGGATTACTGACAACGCTATCCCGGAGAGTGAAATCAGGAGGTCAGGTTCTTATCCAAACTCCCCGCGCCCATGTTCATGCCCAAATTCTAGGACCGCAATGGCACCATTTTCTTCCTGTTCAGCATCTTCAGCTTCCAAGCAGGGAAGGCATTCTGCGTCAATTTGATCGTTACGGGTTTACCGCCGTTCAAGTTGCGTCATTTGGGGCAAACGCCCCAGGAAGTATCATCCCGCAGCCCTACAAGCAGTTGTTCGATACGCTGGCCAAACTGGGTGATCTAGGCTCGACACAGTTGATCCGTTTTGTTCGACGCTGA
- a CDS encoding 6-hydroxymethylpterin diphosphokinase MptE-like protein — protein sequence MSDTGNYLGPFLVNDFGDRYLYQVNRNAFNSIGSDSLYASTYGESLFAEYQLNIIIGTDSGLFPTYVVNKGIPSGSRYLFIELPEVIERLSEEGILKELPPEVIIATPDTWEEIATDLQINEYVFIDAVRVNESIASSDANLPEYRDISWNINLNVRTLVHETHASINCTQYILRQLENLAENRVAFSRTLVDTFKGRTAVILAGGPSLREALPWVRENRDRLVLIAVSRISKILQSEQIVPHLVATVDPQKVSFEVSREMLYFADMEESPVLVSSYHASPLLVGQWGGRSAYTDSLFPWSTPLNIETHLYTGPTVSNYALSIAMNMGCETIVLAGVDLCFSREGHTHAAGSAENKVGPDLGQLSPRIETNGGWLADTNHGYAHSLEILKLQAELAVSKGHRLYNISLGAAKIPLIEYRPPSEIDLPEDTISTSALIDKYLPPPTSKARLSHYRKIKKELERAQHKFKEILSLSQEALECTDGLFGRNGKERSFRHKVQMDKIERKLDRRYGDFSLLVKQFGLKKFLSILRTPKEEQEWTDEQIEKATRDYYQAYMAGTIQLLAVTNSALSRIEARIEEEKSSPDCDLFISQWLRDGQPGRGRFWLRNHPVTAQCLSEAILGKFRELDDQFTHLMTDEQTIRMELLEKGYDLKHIRSKARLLFRRGEREELEAMAAGIASHPDREKAEPYLYFINGLIAELQQEPNRAIECYQHLLVDPPHPTTEDALRQIASLAIAGNDVENALLALECLSRMSPAYLSPYGEILKALGRYDEAFDAFNRYLSIAPKDVGTLVTLGILCRDAGLADTARDLFARVLENDPTNRVALSQLEGLAAPSND from the coding sequence ATGTCCGATACGGGAAATTACCTCGGGCCATTTTTGGTAAACGACTTCGGAGATCGCTACCTCTACCAGGTAAACCGGAATGCATTCAACTCCATCGGCTCCGATTCGCTCTATGCATCAACCTACGGAGAATCACTCTTTGCCGAATATCAGCTTAACATCATCATCGGGACAGATTCAGGGCTGTTTCCCACCTATGTTGTAAACAAAGGGATTCCCTCCGGATCCCGTTATCTTTTCATCGAGTTGCCGGAGGTGATTGAACGGCTCTCGGAAGAGGGAATCCTTAAGGAACTCCCGCCTGAAGTGATCATCGCCACGCCGGACACCTGGGAGGAAATAGCAACCGACCTGCAAATCAACGAGTATGTTTTCATTGACGCGGTCAGGGTTAATGAATCAATCGCTTCAAGCGATGCCAATCTCCCCGAGTATCGAGACATCTCCTGGAATATCAATCTGAATGTCAGAACTCTCGTCCATGAAACCCATGCCTCCATCAACTGCACCCAATACATCCTGAGGCAACTGGAAAATCTTGCAGAAAACCGTGTCGCATTCTCCCGGACCCTCGTCGACACCTTTAAGGGAAGAACCGCCGTCATCCTTGCCGGTGGTCCATCGCTCCGCGAAGCCCTGCCGTGGGTTCGGGAAAACCGCGACCGTCTTGTCCTTATTGCCGTTTCCCGAATCAGCAAAATCCTGCAGAGCGAGCAAATAGTTCCTCACCTAGTCGCTACGGTTGACCCCCAGAAGGTCAGTTTCGAGGTGAGCCGTGAGATGTTATATTTTGCTGACATGGAGGAATCTCCGGTCCTCGTCAGCAGCTACCATGCATCCCCCCTGCTGGTGGGGCAGTGGGGCGGGAGAAGCGCCTACACCGACAGCCTCTTCCCCTGGTCCACCCCTTTGAACATCGAAACTCATCTCTATACGGGACCAACAGTAAGCAACTACGCCCTCTCTATTGCCATGAACATGGGATGTGAAACCATCGTTCTTGCCGGGGTAGACCTCTGTTTCTCCCGTGAAGGGCATACCCACGCCGCCGGCAGCGCTGAAAACAAGGTAGGGCCTGACCTAGGCCAACTTTCTCCCCGAATTGAAACCAACGGCGGCTGGTTGGCCGACACCAACCACGGATACGCACACTCGCTGGAGATTCTCAAGCTCCAGGCCGAACTGGCTGTGAGCAAAGGGCACCGGCTCTACAACATCTCTCTGGGTGCCGCAAAGATTCCCCTCATCGAATACCGGCCGCCTTCAGAAATCGACCTGCCTGAAGACACGATCTCCACTTCAGCACTCATTGACAAATACCTGCCTCCTCCGACCTCAAAGGCCCGATTGAGCCACTATCGCAAAATCAAGAAGGAGCTCGAACGTGCCCAGCACAAATTCAAGGAGATTCTCTCACTCTCTCAAGAGGCCTTGGAGTGTACTGATGGGTTGTTCGGACGCAATGGCAAGGAGCGCAGTTTTCGCCATAAAGTGCAGATGGACAAGATTGAACGAAAGCTTGACCGACGTTATGGAGATTTTTCACTACTAGTAAAGCAGTTTGGTCTAAAAAAGTTCCTCTCAATTCTTAGAACACCAAAAGAGGAACAGGAGTGGACAGACGAACAGATCGAGAAAGCAACGCGAGACTATTATCAGGCATACATGGCAGGGACTATCCAACTTCTGGCTGTGACAAACAGCGCACTGTCCAGGATAGAGGCCAGAATAGAAGAGGAAAAGTCTTCGCCGGACTGCGACCTCTTCATCTCCCAGTGGTTACGGGACGGGCAACCGGGTCGCGGTCGCTTTTGGCTGCGCAATCACCCTGTCACTGCCCAATGCCTTTCTGAAGCGATTCTGGGAAAATTCCGCGAGCTTGATGATCAATTTACCCATCTCATGACCGATGAGCAGACCATCAGGATGGAACTTCTGGAAAAGGGCTATGACCTGAAGCACATCCGGAGCAAAGCGCGGCTACTCTTCCGGCGGGGTGAGCGTGAAGAACTGGAAGCAATGGCAGCAGGGATTGCCTCCCATCCTGACCGCGAGAAGGCAGAGCCCTACCTTTATTTCATCAACGGCCTCATTGCCGAACTCCAGCAAGAACCGAACAGAGCGATCGAATGCTACCAGCACCTGCTGGTCGACCCTCCCCACCCAACGACTGAAGACGCTTTACGGCAGATAGCATCTCTTGCCATTGCAGGCAACGACGTTGAAAACGCCCTGCTGGCCCTTGAGTGCCTGTCACGCATGTCTCCAGCCTACCTTTCGCCTTACGGAGAGATTCTGAAGGCCCTTGGGCGCTACGACGAAGCCTTCGATGCCTTCAACCGTTACCTTTCCATTGCACCAAAGGATGTGGGAACGCTGGTGACTCTCGGCATACTTTGCCGGGATGCCGGGCTTGCGGACACGGCCCGGGATCTTTTTGCCAGGGTGCTGGAGAATGACCCGACAAACAGAGTTGCACTTTCACAATTGGAGGGACTTGCCGCTCCATCGAATGATTGA
- a CDS encoding glycoside hydrolase family 57, with amino-acid sequence MSLSLYTIFHLNLAFSSIEEELRPEVVRRCYWPLLRLARDLNLPFGIEITGYTLETVAAIDPAWVEELRELCSGQCELVGSGYSQMIGPLVPAEVNRQNLRIGNQTYERLLGLRPRIVLVNEQAYSAGLIGHYREAGFEAMVMEWDNPAYHHPQWDPAWRYLPQIAMGQHGEELPVIWNNSIFFQKFQRYVHGELELDDYLALIGRHDNGTTRAIPLYGNDIEIFDFRPGRFTTEAVMEHDEWGRIRELFERLLEEGRFTFIPPSRLLSLLHEPGAGNRLSLESPEAPIPVKKQEKYNITRWAVTGRDDIGINSACQRIHDALLAKGNATDQEWRELCYLWSSDFRTHITPRRWKRYRSRLNSFGRHCGITHLTRLVEGGVEILPPEVSALREGHYLTIETPGVRLKLNLRRGLAFDSLVFSRIHERSLCGTLYHGYFDDITAGADFYTGHAVFETHGRPKITDLAPVEPLVRWHPEGGMVTVEATFSPPLGPITKLVGIDINTTTISIDYRFDWPLIPVGSLRLGNVTINPEAFDAATLFFRAHNGGNNPETFPVAGKRFFHGEASSFLVSAKQGLGVTEGIIEIGDAHSILQISVDRSLSALLGLVTCKPVGPSYFFRCGFSASEMDETSKPRRNRIPLRAHISISAASAKSAKQRK; translated from the coding sequence ATGTCACTATCTCTCTATACCATCTTCCACCTGAACCTGGCCTTCTCTTCCATCGAGGAAGAGTTGCGCCCCGAGGTGGTCCGCCGCTGTTACTGGCCTCTGCTTCGGCTGGCCCGCGACCTAAACCTCCCCTTCGGCATCGAGATCACCGGCTATACCCTCGAGACCGTGGCGGCCATCGACCCGGCTTGGGTGGAGGAACTTCGGGAACTCTGCTCGGGGCAATGCGAGCTGGTGGGAAGCGGCTACTCCCAGATGATCGGCCCCCTGGTGCCGGCTGAAGTGAACCGGCAGAACCTGCGCATCGGCAACCAGACCTATGAGCGGCTTCTGGGACTGCGCCCACGCATTGTTCTGGTCAACGAACAGGCTTACTCCGCCGGGCTCATCGGACACTACCGCGAGGCGGGCTTCGAGGCCATGGTCATGGAATGGGACAACCCCGCCTACCATCACCCCCAGTGGGATCCGGCATGGCGCTATCTTCCCCAGATCGCCATGGGCCAGCATGGCGAAGAGCTGCCGGTCATCTGGAACAACTCCATCTTCTTTCAGAAGTTCCAGCGCTATGTCCATGGCGAGTTGGAACTGGACGACTACCTTGCCCTTATCGGCCGGCACGACAACGGCACGACCCGCGCCATCCCCCTCTACGGCAATGATATTGAGATTTTTGACTTCCGCCCCGGTCGTTTCACCACCGAAGCGGTCATGGAGCATGACGAGTGGGGACGGATCAGGGAGCTTTTCGAGCGGTTGCTGGAGGAGGGACGCTTCACCTTCATTCCTCCCTCACGACTCCTCTCCCTGCTTCATGAGCCGGGAGCCGGAAACCGTCTGAGCCTCGAATCCCCCGAGGCACCTATCCCGGTGAAAAAGCAGGAAAAGTACAACATCACCCGATGGGCCGTCACCGGTCGGGACGACATCGGCATCAACTCCGCCTGCCAACGGATTCACGACGCGCTGCTGGCAAAGGGAAATGCCACGGACCAGGAGTGGCGCGAACTCTGCTACCTCTGGAGCAGCGATTTCCGCACCCACATTACCCCGCGCCGTTGGAAACGCTACCGAAGCCGCCTCAACTCCTTTGGCCGCCATTGTGGGATAACGCATTTAACGAGGCTTGTCGAGGGGGGCGTGGAGATCCTCCCCCCTGAAGTCTCCGCTCTGCGCGAAGGACACTACCTTACGATCGAAACGCCAGGGGTGCGGCTCAAGCTGAACCTGCGCCGCGGGTTGGCCTTTGACTCCCTCGTTTTCTCCCGAATCCACGAACGCAGCCTCTGCGGCACCCTCTATCACGGCTATTTCGACGACATCACCGCCGGAGCCGATTTTTATACGGGGCATGCGGTCTTCGAGACCCATGGACGGCCCAAGATAACGGACTTGGCGCCTGTCGAACCGTTGGTTCGCTGGCATCCTGAAGGCGGAATGGTAACCGTTGAGGCCACATTCAGCCCCCCCCTTGGTCCCATAACGAAACTGGTCGGCATTGACATCAACACCACTACAATTTCCATAGACTACCGATTCGATTGGCCTTTGATCCCCGTGGGCTCCCTGCGACTCGGCAACGTCACCATAAATCCCGAAGCCTTCGACGCTGCAACACTCTTCTTCCGGGCCCACAACGGTGGAAACAATCCGGAAACCTTTCCTGTAGCAGGCAAGAGATTTTTCCACGGTGAGGCGAGTTCTTTTCTGGTGTCGGCAAAACAGGGGCTTGGCGTGACTGAAGGGATAATCGAGATCGGAGATGCACATTCGATCTTGCAGATTAGCGTAGACCGCTCCCTCTCCGCACTGCTCGGCCTGGTAACCTGCAAGCCGGTAGGTCCGTCATACTTTTTCCGATGCGGCTTCAGCGCATCGGAAATGGATGAAACAAGCAAACCCAGGCGCAACAGAATCCCTTTGAGGGCGCACATTTCCATATCTGCAGCATCAGCGAAATCTGCCAAACAACGGAAATAA
- the fliS gene encoding flagellar export chaperone FliS, whose product MYSPLNQYQNNQVLTASPEKILIMLYDGAINFTRIAQERLLVKDVPGKGIYIGKALAIVTELMNTLNHEVGGEIAAHLEQLYLYLMDEYTKANMSYEMAHLENAVKILTILRDTWKEAAEIVQRERVALLNEQHVSRMAG is encoded by the coding sequence ATGTACTCGCCGCTTAATCAATATCAGAACAACCAAGTGTTGACAGCTTCCCCAGAGAAGATTCTTATCATGCTCTACGACGGGGCGATCAACTTCACCCGTATAGCTCAGGAGCGGCTTCTTGTCAAAGATGTGCCAGGAAAGGGGATTTATATCGGGAAAGCTTTGGCAATAGTTACTGAACTGATGAACACTCTGAATCACGAGGTTGGAGGTGAAATCGCGGCTCACCTTGAACAGTTGTATCTTTACCTGATGGATGAGTATACCAAAGCCAATATGTCATATGAGATGGCGCATCTGGAAAATGCAGTCAAAATTCTTACCATACTCAGGGATACCTGGAAGGAAGCTGCTGAGATTGTTCAACGTGAACGCGTTGCTTTACTTAACGAGCAGCACGTATCTCGCATGGCAGGTTAG
- a CDS encoding flagellar protein FliT, with the protein MTLGDLLVDAERQSSLLLQEAEKLLRDLDIIADDELAQLLARRQEIVDWFQNFDVRLYDCMDGSPDAQAAVAKFRICQKETMERILEIDAMTVALAKGRLASIGDALAACAKEAKVLSAYGETVGGTRRHRLDSVL; encoded by the coding sequence ATGACCCTTGGTGATCTTCTGGTGGATGCGGAGCGACAAAGTTCTCTGCTTTTGCAGGAGGCGGAAAAGCTGCTGCGTGATCTTGACATTATTGCCGATGATGAGCTTGCTCAACTCTTGGCGCGGCGGCAGGAGATTGTAGATTGGTTTCAGAATTTTGACGTCCGTCTCTATGATTGCATGGACGGTTCCCCTGACGCACAAGCAGCAGTTGCTAAGTTCAGGATATGCCAGAAAGAGACCATGGAAAGAATTTTGGAAATAGACGCAATGACCGTTGCCTTGGCAAAGGGACGACTTGCCTCCATCGGCGATGCCCTTGCAGCATGTGCCAAAGAGGCGAAGGTTCTTTCTGCCTATGGAGAGACTGTAGGCGGAACGAGACGACATCGGCTCGACAGTGTTTTGTAG
- a CDS encoding class I SAM-dependent methyltransferase, translating to MAEKKTWCDHEGEVCDSVKGFDVIDCSKCGFKHIVPIPSAEELEEVYRHEYYTSEKPLYLERYREDLDWWNLVYGDRYDTFEELLPQKRRRILDIGSGPGFFLKHGKDRGWETVGIEPSARAAAHSREMGLDIIEEFFSTDTAIQLGLFDVIHMSAVLEHIPDPEHFLGIVRKNLTPEGILCVVVPNDYNPFQLALRTACNFQPWWVAPPHHINFFDFESLEHLLTRSGFEVTCKESTFPIDLFLLMGDNYIGNDTRGRACHAKRMQFETNLAAAGLTSVKRSLYQSLANLNIGREVCLYSRRTD from the coding sequence ATGGCTGAAAAGAAAACCTGGTGTGATCATGAAGGTGAAGTCTGCGACTCAGTCAAGGGATTTGATGTCATCGACTGCAGCAAATGCGGTTTTAAGCATATCGTTCCGATTCCGTCAGCGGAAGAACTGGAAGAGGTTTATCGGCACGAATACTATACATCCGAGAAACCTCTTTACCTGGAACGTTACCGGGAGGATCTGGACTGGTGGAATCTGGTTTATGGTGATCGTTACGACACCTTTGAAGAACTGCTCCCCCAAAAGCGCCGCCGTATCCTCGATATAGGGTCAGGCCCCGGCTTTTTCCTGAAACATGGCAAAGACCGCGGATGGGAAACAGTCGGGATTGAACCCTCGGCCCGAGCAGCGGCTCACAGCCGGGAAATGGGCCTCGACATCATCGAGGAGTTTTTCTCGACCGACACTGCGATTCAACTCGGGCTATTTGATGTCATACACATGAGTGCGGTACTGGAGCACATCCCCGATCCTGAACATTTCCTCGGCATTGTCCGAAAGAACCTAACCCCCGAGGGAATTCTCTGCGTCGTCGTTCCGAACGACTACAACCCATTTCAACTGGCCCTTCGCACGGCCTGTAATTTCCAACCGTGGTGGGTTGCCCCTCCCCATCACATCAATTTCTTCGACTTCGAATCCCTGGAACATTTGTTGACGAGAAGCGGATTTGAAGTTACGTGCAAGGAATCAACTTTTCCTATCGATCTGTTCCTGCTTATGGGTGACAACTATATAGGAAATGACACGCGAGGTCGTGCATGTCACGCGAAACGCATGCAGTTCGAAACCAACCTCGCCGCCGCTGGGCTAACATCAGTCAAGAGATCGTTGTACCAAAGCCTTGCCAATCTCAACATTGGTCGTGAAGTATGTCTTTATTCACGGCGAACTGATTAA